One Scomber scombrus chromosome 4, fScoSco1.1, whole genome shotgun sequence genomic region harbors:
- the LOC133978683 gene encoding zinc finger protein OZF-like → MSSVHCLRELINERLTAAAEEIFRVFHKTIIEYEEEIDRQRRLLDTAWTPEMDLNIIELPQQHVCKEEEEEEDLTDQQLCNQERNSSLDQEDPEPPQIKEEQEELVLKQETETFMLTPTCEESDNSEEQNPDETQSAAVDEDVVSMSVKSSVIPELNNDDQFLSRTSHVAESQDHKGNRQGDSGSTRNTEPKPQTSHHKGESHTGNEDSYTMLKIHSDTYTGKPSLKCDTCLKTFCSTSALNAHLTIHTGEKPYSCETCGKDFRCNSGLMAHMRTHTGEKPYLCNTCGKRFGQSSNLIRHKRLHTGEKPYSCDTCGKRFSKMSGLKTHMTVHTGEKPYVCNTCGKTFCLTSALNAHLAVHTDERPYSCKTCGRNFRYKSGLMVHMRTHTGERPYSCNTCGKRFYHPSNVIQHKRIHTGEKPYLCNTCGKGFCNSSNLIKHKRIHTDERPYPCKICGRDFRSKDVLVVHIRTHTGEKPYSCDTCGKRFSQTSTLKAHMKIHTGEKPYSS, encoded by the exons ATGTCTTCAGTTCATTGTTTGAGAGAGTTAATCAACGAGAgactaactgctgctgctgaagaaatattcagaGTTTTTCACAAAACTATCATCGAGTATGAAGAAGAGATCGACCGTCAGCGCAGACTGCTGGATACTGCTTGGACACCAGAAATGGACTTAAACATTATAG AGCTCCCACAGCAACATGTCTgtaaggaggaagaggaggaggaggatctCACTGACCAGCAGCTCTGCAACCAGGAGAGGAACTCCAGTTTGGACCAAGAGGACccagagcctccacagattaaagaggagcaggaggagctggtgCTGAAGCAGGAGACTGAAACCTTTATGTTGACTCCTACTTGTGAGGAAAGTGACAACAGCGAAGAGCAGAATCCTGATGAAACTCAGAGTGCAGCAGTGGATGAGGATGTTGTCAGCATGTCAGTTAAAAGCTCTGTGATACCAGAATTAAATAATGACGACCAGTTCCTCTCCCGTACCTCTCATGTAGCTGAGAGTCAAGATCACAAAGGAAACAGACAAGGAGACTCAGGATCTACTAGAAATACAGAGCCAAAACCACAGACAAGTCACCACAAAGGGGAAAGTCACACTGGCAATGAGGACAGTTACACCATGCTAAAGATTCACAGTGACACTTATACAGGGAAACCgtctttaaaatgtgacacCTGTTTGAAAACTTTCTGTTCGACATCGGCACTGAACGCTCATTTAACaatccacacaggtgagaagccataTTCTTGCGAGACATGTGGGAAAGATTTCAGATGTAATAGTGGATTAATGGCCCACATGAGAacccacacaggtgagaagccttACCTTTGCAACACCTGTGGAAAAAGGTTTGGCCAGTCGTCAAACTTGATAAGGCACAAAAGAttacacacaggtgagaagccgtattCTTGCGATACCTGTGGGAAAAGATTTAGTAAAATGTCAGGATTGAAAACCCACATGACagtccacacaggtgagaagccttATGTTTGCAACACCTGTgggaaaacattttgtttgacATCAGCACTGAACGCACATTTAGCAGTCCACACAGACGAGAGGCCATATTCTTGCAAAACATGCGGGAGAAATTTCAGATATAAAAGTGGATTGATGGTCCACATGAGAACCCACACAGGTGAGAGGCCGTACTCCTGTAACACGTGTGGGAAAAGGTTTTATCACCCATCAAATGTAATACAGCACAAAAGAatacacacaggtgagaagccgtaccTTTGCAACACCTGCGGGAAAGGGTTTTGCAACTCATCAAACTtgataaaacacaaaagaataCATACAGACGAACGGCCGTATCCTTGCAAAATATGTGGGAGGGATTTCAGATCTAAAGATGTATTGGTGGTCCACATAAGAacccacacaggtgagaagccataCTCTTGTGACACCTGTGGGAAAAGATTCAGTCAGACGTCAACGCTGAAAGCTcacatgaaaatacacacaggtgagaagccgtattCTTCCTAA
- the LOC133978682 gene encoding atos homolog protein B has protein sequence MRHIHVELAHKKAPLELPAQEGDLPPPTAPTQSLDPGVRQGAPRHFGQEELRLQKVYQLSIFSQLGGFSTSTESHTDAQQRPVRLGVKRGLDEPQLTHKRPHLGDSSDREALEGGVLCGPAPIPNVGMGLVMGHGGPGSVYSCTQMEHRDSEGGLSPRSPPLSPSHNPSRRPTQHNHDRPIPDVFAPLSPRSPPMCDPHGHLCDQGHSLGSSVRTEQPSGGRTPTYSLGSPGNESCSNGTSGGQPSPHLYEISTYETPSPASPTSPPGPFSPPHHTELQEPGEATEWEVGLESSPPERSATQAASTSSNGLASWEKTPSSNGHRLSSGGHLPAKKRLLSPSDTGDSCSEDEGPSTSKRSRLSLLASGLGPASCRSTDAKAAPFWNHLLPSAWDRPKTATDCTRSGRRLKSGLRLKSRQLRSGRHTDSGRTTRTSLPSSSISRSLLGNFEESILKGRFSPSGRIEGFTAEIGASGSYCPQHVTLPVQVTYYDISEHSAPSPFLGVISLEPLGKKGYSIPKAGTIQVTLFNPNKTVVKMFLVTYNFGDMPVNHMTFLRHRIFLVPVEEGAEGKSEASPGSAVLDRKKILCYLIHLRFQSSKSGKIYLHNDIRLLFSRKSIEVDTGIPYELKSFTEVPRNPKYSPRV, from the exons ATGCGACACATTCACGTGGAGTTAGCCCACAAAAAGGCTCCATTAGAGCTTCCAGCCCAGGAGGGGGACTTGCCTCCACCTACGGCCCCAACACAAAGCCTGGACCCTGGGGTCAGACAAGGGGCCCCCAGGCACTTTGGTCAGGAGGAGCTGCGACTTCAAAAGGTCTACCAGCTCTCCATTTTCTCCCAGTTGGGGGGATTTTCTACCTCCACAGAATCTCACACTGATGCCCAACAGAGACCTGTCCGGTTGGGTGTGAAAAGGGGGCTAGATGAGCCCCAGTTGACTCACAAGCGCCCCCACCTGGGGGATTCCTCAGACAGAGAAGCATTGGAGGGAGGGGTGCTGTGTGGGCCAGCCCCAATTCCAAATGTTGGGATGGGGTTAGTGATGGGCCATGGTGGGCCTGGTTCTGTATACTCTTGCACACAGATGGAGCACAGAGACTCTGAGGGGGGACTATCACCCAGGTCTCCACCCCTCTCCCCAAGCCACAACCCCTCCCGACGCCCAACACAGCACAATCACGACAGGCCCATTCCTGATGTCTTTGCTCCACTCTCACCTAGATCCCCCCCAATGTGTGACCCACATGGGCATCTCTGTGATCAGGGCCATTCTCTCGGAAGCTCAGTCAGGACTGAGCAACCTAGCGGGGGTCGCACACCCACTTACTCACTAGGTAGCCCTGGAAACGAGAGTTGTAGTAATGGTACATCTGGAGGCCAGCCTAGCCCCCATTTATATGAAATATCCACATATGAGACTCCCAGTCCCGCCAGCCCCACcagccccccaggccccttctCCCCCCCTCatcacacagagctgcaggaaCCAGGGGAGGCCACTGAATGGGAAGTTGGACTTGAATCCTCCCCACCGGAGCGAAGTGCCACTCAGGCTGCGTCCACCTCCTCTAATGGCCTGGCCTCCTGGGAGAAGACTCCTAGCAGTAATGGCCACCGTCTATCCTCTGGAGGTCACTTGCCAGCCAAAAAGAGGCTTTTGTCCCCAAGTGACACAGGGGACTCATGTTCAGAAGATGAGGGACCCTCCACTTCCAAAAGGAGCAGGCTGTCATTGCTAGCTTCAGGACTGGGCCCAGCCTCTTGTCGCAGCACGGATGCAAAAGCTGCACCTTTCTGGAACCACCTGCTGCCTTCCGCATGGGACCGGCCTAAG ACTGCCACAGACTGCACGAGATCAGGGAGGCGACTGAAAAGTGGGCTACGTCTAAAGAG TCGGCAGCTGCGCAGcggcagacacacagacagcggGCGTACCACACGCACCAGTTTGCCCTCATCTTCCATCAGCAGATCACTACTAGGCAATTTTGAG GAGTCCATACTGAAGGGACGCTTCTCCCCGTCAGGCCGGATTGAAGGCTTCACGGCAGAGATCGGTGCCAGCGGCTCGTATTGCCCACAACACGTCACCCTGCCTGTGCAGGTTACATACTACGACATCTCAGAGCACAGCGCACCCTCACCCTTCCtg gGGGTGATATCCCTCGAGCCTCTTGGAAAGAAAGGATACAGCATACCCAAAGCAGGGACCATTCAAGTG ACCTTATTTAATCCCAACAAAACTGTGGTGAAGATGTTCCTGGTGACCTACAACTTCGGCGACATGCCCGTCAATCACATGACTTTCCTGCGCCATCGTATCTTCCTGGTGCCTGTAGAGGAGGGCGCGGAGGGGAAGAGTGAGGCATCTCCAGGGAGCGCAGTGCTAGACAGGAAGAAGATTCTCTGCTACCTGATACATCTCAG ATTCCAGAGCTCCAAATCTGGGAAGATCTACTTGCACAATGATATCCGGCTGCTATTTTCCCGCAAATCCATCGAAGTGGACACAGGGATCCCTTATGAGCTGAAATCTTTCACCGAGGTGCCAAGAAACCCTAAGTACTCCCCCCGTGTGTGA